One Pseudomonas tolaasii NCPPB 2192 genomic window carries:
- a CDS encoding L-serine ammonia-lyase, whose protein sequence is MAISVFDLFKIGIGPSSSHTVGPMRAAALFVQALRERDVLEQVRRVEVQLYGSLSATGIGHGSDTATIMGLMGEWPDAIDPSQIGLRIHTLRETDTLLLDGYLPVPFIWARDMRLLDENLPFHPNAMTLVVFGDNGELHRDTYYSVGGGFVVDEAQAQSGVADMDRTELPYDFSSAVELLQLCKTHNLRVAELMLANEKTWRSEEEIRSGLMKLWRAMQDCVEQGLKHEGILPGGLNVRRRAARLHRSLQELNKPNVIGSTLSAMEWVNLFALAVNEENAAGGRMVTAPTNGAAGIIPAVLHYFMKFSEDVTEANVVDYLLGAAAVGILCKKNASISGAEVGCQGEVGSACAMAAAGLAEILGATPEQLCNAAEIGLEHNLGLTCDPVGGLVQVPCIERNAIAAVKAINAAQMALRGDGQHFISLDRVIRTMRDTGADMHDKYKETSRGGLAVSAVEC, encoded by the coding sequence ATGGCTATCAGCGTTTTCGACCTGTTCAAGATCGGCATCGGGCCTTCGAGTTCTCACACCGTCGGCCCCATGCGCGCCGCGGCGTTGTTCGTTCAAGCCTTGCGTGAACGTGATGTGTTGGAACAAGTGCGGCGCGTCGAAGTTCAGCTGTATGGCTCGCTGTCCGCCACCGGCATCGGCCACGGCAGCGACACCGCCACCATCATGGGCCTGATGGGCGAATGGCCGGACGCAATCGATCCGTCGCAAATCGGCCTGCGCATTCATACCCTGCGTGAAACCGACACCCTGCTGCTCGACGGCTACCTGCCGGTGCCTTTCATTTGGGCGCGCGACATGCGCCTGCTCGACGAAAACCTGCCGTTCCATCCCAACGCCATGACCCTGGTGGTGTTCGGCGACAACGGTGAGTTGCACCGTGACACCTACTATTCGGTCGGCGGCGGTTTTGTGGTGGATGAAGCCCAGGCGCAAAGCGGTGTGGCGGATATGGACCGCACCGAGTTGCCTTACGATTTTTCCAGCGCGGTGGAGCTGCTGCAGCTGTGCAAGACCCACAACCTGCGCGTGGCCGAATTGATGCTCGCCAATGAGAAAACCTGGCGCTCCGAAGAAGAAATCCGCAGCGGCCTGATGAAGCTTTGGCGCGCCATGCAGGATTGCGTGGAGCAGGGCCTCAAGCACGAAGGCATCCTGCCCGGCGGCCTCAATGTGCGGCGACGCGCCGCCAGGTTGCACCGCAGCTTGCAGGAACTGAACAAGCCCAATGTGATCGGTTCAACCTTGAGCGCCATGGAGTGGGTCAACCTGTTCGCTCTCGCGGTGAATGAGGAAAACGCCGCCGGTGGGCGCATGGTCACGGCGCCGACCAATGGTGCGGCGGGGATCATCCCGGCGGTGCTGCACTACTTTATGAAGTTCAGTGAGGATGTCACCGAGGCCAATGTGGTCGACTACCTGCTCGGCGCGGCGGCGGTGGGCATCTTGTGTAAAAAGAACGCCTCGATCTCCGGCGCCGAAGTGGGTTGCCAGGGTGAAGTCGGCTCGGCGTGTGCGATGGCGGCGGCCGGGCTGGCGGAGATCCTCGGCGCCACCCCGGAGCAACTGTGCAACGCGGCTGAAATCGGCCTTGAGCATAACCTCGGCCTGACCTGCGACCCGGTGGGCGGCCTGGTGCAGGTGCCGTGTATCGAGCGCAATGCGATTGCGGCAGTGAAGGCGATCAACGCGGCGCAAATGGCCCTGCGGGGTGACGGCCAGCACTTTATTTCCCTGGACCGGGTGATCCGCACCATGCGCGATACCGGGGCGGATATGCATGACAAGTACAAAGAGACATCGCGGGGCGGGTTGGCGGTCAGCGCCGTTGAGTGCTGA
- a CDS encoding choline ABC transporter substrate-binding protein codes for MKGSPSLLLAAMLSLPVLAHAAEPAQCQTVNFSDVGWTDITVTTATTSEILKGLGYKPRTTMISVPVTYKSLADGKNMDIFLGNWMPTMENDIKQYRDAGTVETVRANLENAKYTLAVPEELYNKGLKDFADIVKFKEELGGKIYGIEPGNDGNRTIQTVIDKNQFGLKDAGFKVVESSEAGMLSQVERATKRGQAIVFLGWEPHPMNTRFKMKYLTGGDDSFGPNYGQATIYTNTRKGYTQECSNVGQLLKNLVFTLNMESTLMGKVLDDKQKPDVAAKAWLKANPQVLDTWLAGVTTYDGKPGIDAVKAYLAK; via the coding sequence ATGAAAGGTTCACCCTCGTTGTTGTTGGCCGCCATGCTGAGTCTGCCAGTCCTGGCGCACGCTGCAGAACCGGCACAATGTCAGACCGTCAATTTCTCCGACGTCGGCTGGACCGACATCACCGTCACCACCGCCACCACCAGCGAAATCCTCAAAGGCCTGGGCTACAAGCCGCGCACCACGATGATTTCCGTGCCGGTGACCTACAAGTCTCTGGCGGACGGCAAGAACATGGACATCTTCCTCGGCAACTGGATGCCGACCATGGAAAACGACATCAAGCAGTACCGTGATGCCGGCACCGTAGAAACCGTTCGCGCCAACCTTGAGAACGCCAAGTACACCCTGGCCGTGCCCGAGGAGCTGTACAACAAGGGCCTGAAAGACTTCGCCGACATCGTCAAATTCAAGGAAGAGCTGGGCGGCAAAATCTACGGTATCGAGCCGGGTAACGACGGCAACCGCACCATCCAGACCGTGATCGACAAGAACCAGTTTGGTTTGAAAGACGCGGGCTTCAAAGTCGTGGAATCCAGCGAAGCCGGGATGCTCTCGCAGGTGGAACGCGCCACCAAACGCGGCCAGGCCATCGTGTTCCTCGGCTGGGAACCGCACCCGATGAACACCCGCTTCAAGATGAAGTACCTGACCGGCGGTGACGACTCGTTCGGCCCCAACTACGGCCAGGCCACCATCTACACCAACACCCGCAAGGGCTACACCCAGGAATGCAGCAACGTTGGCCAGTTGCTGAAAAACCTGGTGTTCACGCTGAACATGGAAAGCACCCTGATGGGTAAAGTCCTGGACGACAAACAAAAACCCGACGTGGCCGCCAAGGCCTGGCTCAAGGCCAACCCGCAAGTGCTCGACACCTGGCTCGCCGGTGTCACCACCTATGACGGCAAACCAGGGATCGACGCCGTAAAAGCTTACCTCGCCAAGTAA
- the choW gene encoding choline ABC transporter permease subunit: MLTEQKIPLGQYIAAFVEWLTQHGANYFDAIASTLETMIHGVTFALTWFNPLALIGLIALLAHFIQRKWGLTVFVIASFLLILNLGYWQETMETLAQVLFATLVCVVIGVPLGIVAAHKPLFYTMMRPVLDLMQTVPTFVYLIPTLTLFGLGVVPGLISTVVFAIAAPIRLTYLGIRDVPQELMDAGKAFGCSRRQLLSRIELPHAMPSIAAGITQCIMLSLSMVVIAALVGADGLGKPVVNALNTADIALGFEAGLAIVLLAIMLDRICKQPDAKVGGDA; encoded by the coding sequence ATGCTGACTGAACAGAAAATCCCACTGGGCCAGTACATCGCTGCCTTCGTTGAATGGTTGACCCAACACGGCGCCAACTACTTCGACGCAATCGCATCGACCCTGGAAACGATGATCCACGGCGTGACGTTTGCGCTGACCTGGTTCAATCCGCTGGCATTGATCGGTCTGATTGCGCTGCTGGCTCATTTCATTCAACGCAAATGGGGCCTAACGGTTTTTGTCATCGCCTCCTTCCTGCTGATCCTGAACCTGGGGTACTGGCAGGAAACCATGGAAACCCTCGCGCAGGTGTTGTTCGCCACCCTGGTCTGCGTGGTCATCGGTGTGCCGCTGGGCATTGTTGCCGCGCACAAACCGCTGTTCTACACCATGATGCGGCCGGTGCTCGATCTGATGCAGACCGTACCGACCTTCGTCTACCTCATCCCTACCCTGACCCTCTTCGGGCTGGGTGTGGTGCCCGGCCTGATCTCCACGGTGGTGTTCGCGATTGCCGCACCGATCCGCCTGACCTACCTGGGTATCCGCGATGTACCGCAAGAGTTGATGGACGCCGGCAAGGCCTTTGGCTGCTCGCGCCGTCAGTTGCTCTCGCGTATTGAACTGCCCCACGCCATGCCGAGCATCGCCGCCGGCATTACCCAATGCATCATGCTGTCGTTGTCGATGGTGGTGATCGCGGCTCTGGTGGGCGCCGACGGCCTCGGCAAGCCGGTGGTCAACGCGCTCAACACCGCCGACATCGCCCTGGGCTTTGAAGCCGGCCTGGCGATTGTGCTGCTGGCCATCATGCTCGACCGCATCTGCAAACAACCCGACGCCAAAGTAGGGGGTGATGCATGA
- the choV gene encoding choline ABC transporter ATP-binding protein: MSIIRFDNVDVIFSKDPREALRLLDQGMHRNEILKKTGQIVGVEKASLDIEKGEICVLMGLSGSGKSSLLRCINGLNTVSRGQLFVEHEGRQIDIASCTPAELKMMRTKRIAMVFQKFALMPWLTVRENISFGLEMQGRPEKERRALVDEKLELVGLAQWRNKKPDELSGGMQQRVGLARALAMDADILLMDEPFSALDPLIRQGLQDELLELQRKLSKTIVFVSHDLDEALKLGSRIAIMKDGKIIQYSVPEEIVLNPADDYVRTFVAHTNPLNVLCGRSLMRTLDNCKRINGSVCLDPGGDSWLDLAEGNTIKGARQNGAVLNLQNWAPGQAVEGLGRVPTLVDSNIGMRDALQIRYHTGNKLVLHDNNQVVGILGDSELYHALLGKNLG; encoded by the coding sequence ATGAGCATTATCCGATTCGACAATGTCGATGTGATCTTCTCCAAAGACCCGCGCGAAGCCTTGAGGCTGCTGGACCAGGGGATGCACCGCAACGAGATCCTGAAAAAAACCGGGCAGATTGTCGGCGTGGAAAAAGCCAGCCTGGACATCGAGAAAGGCGAAATCTGCGTGCTGATGGGCCTGTCGGGCTCCGGCAAATCCAGCTTGTTGCGCTGCATCAACGGCCTCAACACCGTGAGCCGCGGCCAGCTGTTTGTGGAGCATGAAGGCCGCCAGATCGACATCGCCTCGTGCACCCCCGCCGAGCTGAAAATGATGCGCACCAAACGCATCGCCATGGTGTTCCAGAAGTTCGCCCTGATGCCCTGGCTGACGGTGCGCGAGAACATCAGCTTCGGTCTGGAAATGCAGGGCCGCCCGGAGAAGGAACGGCGCGCGCTGGTGGATGAAAAACTCGAGCTGGTGGGCCTGGCCCAATGGCGCAACAAGAAGCCGGACGAGCTGTCCGGCGGCATGCAGCAGCGCGTCGGCCTGGCACGCGCCCTGGCCATGGACGCCGATATTTTGCTGATGGACGAACCCTTCTCCGCCCTCGACCCGTTGATTCGCCAGGGCCTGCAGGATGAACTGCTGGAGCTGCAACGCAAGCTGAGCAAAACCATCGTGTTCGTGAGCCACGACCTGGATGAGGCGCTGAAACTCGGCAGCCGCATCGCAATCATGAAAGACGGCAAGATCATCCAGTACAGCGTGCCGGAAGAAATCGTGCTGAACCCGGCCGATGACTATGTGCGCACCTTCGTCGCCCACACCAACCCGCTGAACGTACTGTGCGGCCGCAGCCTGATGCGTACCCTGGACAACTGCAAGCGCATCAACGGTTCGGTGTGCCTGGACCCGGGCGGCGACTCGTGGCTGGACCTGGCCGAAGGCAACACCATCAAGGGTGCCCGCCAGAATGGCGCGGTGCTGAACCTGCAGAACTGGGCGCCGGGGCAAGCGGTGGAAGGCTTGGGCCGAGTGCCGACGCTGGTGGATTCGAATATCGGCATGCGCGATGCGTTGCAGATTCGGTATCACACGGGGAACAAGCTGGTGTTGCATGACAACAACCAGGTGGTGGGGATTCTGGGGGATAGCGAGCTGTACCATGCCCTTTTAGGCAAGAACCTCGGCTAA
- a CDS encoding BCCT family transporter, giving the protein MFYTSTALILLLTAILIIAPQEAGRMLGVAQAWLSKSFGWYYMVVIAAYLVFVVGLAFSSYGKLKLGSKDDTPDFSYGAWAGMLFSSGIGISLLYFGASEPLDHYFNPPEGVAASNGAARQALQLTFLHWGLHGWAIYALVGLAVAYFAYRHNQPLALRSALYPLVGERWVKGAAGHAVDGFGMFVTLLGLVTNLGIGSMQVSSGLENLFGMQHSNTNLLIVIIVMSTVATIAAVSGVENGIRRLSNLNIVLFSGLLIFVLLFGPTLHLLNGFVQNIGDYMNGIVLKTFDLYVYEGDADKTERWMGLWTLFYWAWWISWAPFVGMFIARISRGRTVRELVAGVLLIPLGFTLAWLSIFGNSALDLVLNHGAVELGKTALEQPSMAIYQLLEHYPASKVVIGVSIFVGFVLFLTPADSGAVMMANLSCKGGNVDEDAPHWLRIFWSVVITLVTIGLLFAGNFEAMQTMVVLAGLPFSVVLVFFMFGLHKAMRQDVAIEQEQAQLAERGRRGFSERLTALDLQPSQGTVQRFMDKHVTPALEEAATALRDQGLEVQTLLGKSKRCIGVRIEMSEGNPFVYEVSLDAYSSAPSDVPEEERTRYYRAEVYLHNGPQEYDLMGFTQEQITRDVLDQFESHRQLLGRVYS; this is encoded by the coding sequence GTGTTCTACACCTCCACCGCGCTCATTCTGTTGTTGACCGCCATTCTGATCATCGCCCCGCAGGAGGCCGGGCGCATGCTTGGCGTAGCACAGGCCTGGCTGTCGAAAAGCTTTGGCTGGTACTACATGGTGGTCATCGCCGCTTATCTGGTGTTTGTGGTCGGCCTGGCGTTTTCGTCCTACGGCAAGTTGAAACTGGGCAGCAAGGACGACACCCCGGACTTCAGCTACGGCGCCTGGGCCGGCATGCTGTTCTCGTCCGGCATCGGCATCTCTTTGCTGTACTTCGGTGCCTCCGAGCCTCTGGACCACTACTTCAACCCGCCCGAAGGCGTAGCCGCCAGCAATGGCGCCGCACGCCAGGCGTTGCAACTGACGTTCCTGCACTGGGGTCTGCATGGCTGGGCGATTTACGCGCTGGTCGGCCTGGCCGTGGCGTACTTTGCCTACCGTCACAACCAGCCGCTGGCCTTGCGTTCGGCACTGTACCCGTTGGTGGGCGAGCGTTGGGTGAAAGGTGCGGCCGGCCATGCGGTGGACGGTTTCGGCATGTTCGTGACGCTGCTGGGCCTGGTGACGAACCTGGGGATCGGTTCGATGCAGGTGTCGTCGGGCCTTGAAAACCTGTTCGGCATGCAGCACAGCAACACCAACCTGCTGATCGTGATCATCGTGATGAGCACCGTGGCGACCATCGCCGCCGTGTCGGGTGTGGAGAACGGCATTCGTCGCCTGTCCAACCTCAATATCGTGCTGTTCAGCGGTTTGCTGATCTTTGTGCTGCTGTTCGGCCCGACCCTGCACTTGCTTAACGGCTTCGTGCAGAACATCGGCGACTACATGAACGGCATCGTGCTGAAAACCTTCGACCTGTATGTGTACGAAGGCGACGCCGACAAGACCGAGCGCTGGATGGGCCTGTGGACCCTGTTCTACTGGGCGTGGTGGATTTCCTGGGCACCATTCGTGGGCATGTTCATCGCGCGTATTTCCCGTGGCCGCACGGTGCGTGAACTGGTGGCCGGCGTATTGCTGATTCCGCTGGGCTTTACCCTGGCGTGGCTGTCGATCTTCGGCAACTCGGCGCTGGACCTGGTGCTGAACCACGGCGCCGTGGAGCTGGGCAAGACCGCACTGGAACAGCCGTCCATGGCCATCTACCAGTTGCTTGAGCATTACCCGGCGTCGAAAGTCGTGATTGGTGTGTCGATCTTCGTGGGCTTCGTGCTGTTCCTGACCCCGGCGGATTCCGGCGCGGTGATGATGGCCAACCTGTCCTGCAAAGGCGGTAACGTGGATGAAGACGCGCCGCACTGGCTGCGGATCTTCTGGTCGGTGGTGATCACGCTGGTGACCATCGGCCTGCTGTTTGCCGGCAACTTCGAAGCCATGCAAACCATGGTGGTGTTGGCGGGGCTGCCGTTCTCGGTGGTGCTGGTGTTCTTTATGTTCGGTTTGCACAAGGCGATGCGCCAGGACGTGGCCATCGAACAAGAGCAAGCGCAATTGGCCGAGCGTGGCCGTCGGGGTTTCAGCGAGCGTTTGACTGCCCTGGACCTGCAACCGAGCCAGGGCACGGTACAACGCTTTATGGACAAACACGTGACGCCGGCGCTGGAGGAGGCGGCGACCGCGTTGCGTGATCAGGGGCTGGAAGTGCAGACCTTGCTCGGTAAGTCCAAGCGCTGCATTGGCGTGCGGATCGAGATGTCCGAGGGCAACCCGTTTGTCTATGAAGTGAGTCTGGATGCTTACTCGTCGGCGCCGAGCGACGTGCCTGAAGAAGAGCGCACCCGTTATTACCGTGCCGAGGTGTACCTGCACAACGGGCCTCAGGAATATGACCTGATGGGCTTTACCCAGGAGCAAATCACCCGGGACGTGCTCGATCAGTTTGAAAGCCATCGGCAGCTCCTTGGCCGTGTCTATAGCTGA
- the betI gene encoding transcriptional regulator BetI, with translation MPKVGMQPIRRQQLIEATLTAIDQVGMGDASIALIARLAGVSNGIISHYFQDKNGLIAATMRYLMNVLIENVHERRLALTDDSPRAHLQVIIGGNFDASQVNGPAMKTWLAFWATSMHHPSLHRLQRINDHRLYSNLCCQFRRVLPLEDARSAARGLAALIDGLWLRGALSGDAFDTEQAQRIAYEYMDFQLAKQVS, from the coding sequence ATGCCCAAGGTCGGTATGCAACCCATACGCCGCCAGCAGTTGATCGAAGCCACCTTGACGGCCATCGATCAGGTCGGAATGGGGGATGCCAGCATTGCGCTGATCGCCCGTTTGGCCGGCGTTTCGAACGGCATCATCAGTCACTACTTTCAGGACAAGAACGGCCTGATTGCCGCGACGATGCGGTACCTGATGAATGTGCTGATCGAGAACGTCCACGAACGCAGGCTTGCGCTTACGGATGACAGCCCCCGTGCTCACCTGCAGGTGATCATCGGCGGCAACTTTGACGCGAGCCAGGTCAACGGCCCGGCAATGAAAACCTGGCTGGCCTTCTGGGCCACCAGCATGCACCACCCGTCTTTGCACAGGTTGCAGCGGATCAACGATCACCGTCTGTATTCCAACCTGTGCTGCCAGTTCCGCCGTGTGCTGCCGCTGGAAGATGCACGCAGCGCAGCCCGGGGCCTGGCGGCTTTGATCGACGGTTTGTGGTTGCGCGGCGCCCTGTCGGGAGACGCTTTCGACACGGAGCAGGCGCAACGCATCGCTTACGAATACATGGATTTCCAATTGGCCAAGCAGGTGAGTTAG
- the betB gene encoding betaine-aldehyde dehydrogenase — translation MARFELQKLYIDGGYSDAGSDATFEAINPANGEVLAQVQRATKEDVERAVVSAEKGQKIWAAMTAMERSRILRRAVDILRERNDELAALETLDTGKAFSETKYVDIVTGADVLEYYAGLVPAIEGEQIPLRDTSFVYTRREPLGVVAGIGAWNYPIQIALWKSAPALAAGNAMIFKPSEVTSLTTLKLAEIYTEAGVPAGVFNVLTGSGREVGTWLTEHPRIEKVSFTGGTDTGKKVMASASSSSLKEVTMELGGKSPLIVFEDADLDRAADIAMMANFYSSGQVCTNGTRVFVPKHLQAAFEAKIVERVARIRVGSPQDDNTNFGPLVSFAHMESVLGYIAKGKAEGARVLCGGDRLTDGEFAKGAFVAPTVFTDCTDDMTIVREEIFGPVMSILTYETEEEVIRRANDTDFGLAAGLVTRDLNRAHRVIHQLEAGICWINAWGESDAKMPVGGYKQSGVGRENGISSLNNFTRIKSVQVELGDYASVF, via the coding sequence ATGGCCCGTTTCGAACTGCAAAAACTCTACATTGACGGCGGCTACAGCGACGCTGGCAGCGATGCCACCTTCGAAGCCATCAACCCGGCTAACGGTGAAGTTCTCGCCCAAGTGCAACGCGCAACGAAAGAAGACGTTGAGCGTGCTGTGGTCAGCGCCGAAAAAGGCCAGAAAATCTGGGCTGCCATGACCGCCATGGAGCGTTCGCGCATCCTGCGCCGTGCCGTCGACATCCTGCGCGAGCGCAACGATGAACTGGCCGCACTGGAAACCCTGGACACCGGTAAAGCCTTCTCCGAAACCAAATACGTCGACATCGTCACCGGCGCCGACGTGCTGGAATACTACGCAGGCCTGGTGCCCGCCATCGAAGGCGAGCAGATCCCGCTGCGCGACACCTCTTTCGTCTACACCCGTCGCGAGCCGCTGGGCGTGGTCGCCGGTATCGGCGCGTGGAACTACCCGATCCAGATCGCCCTGTGGAAATCCGCACCGGCCCTGGCCGCCGGCAACGCGATGATCTTCAAGCCAAGCGAAGTCACCTCGCTGACCACCCTGAAACTGGCCGAGATCTACACCGAAGCCGGCGTACCGGCGGGCGTGTTCAACGTACTGACCGGCAGCGGCCGTGAAGTCGGCACCTGGCTGACCGAGCACCCGCGCATCGAGAAAGTCTCGTTCACCGGCGGTACCGACACCGGCAAGAAAGTCATGGCCAGCGCGTCGAGCTCCTCGCTCAAGGAAGTGACCATGGAGCTGGGCGGCAAGTCGCCGCTGATCGTGTTCGAAGACGCCGACCTGGATCGCGCCGCCGACATCGCGATGATGGCCAACTTCTACAGCTCCGGTCAGGTCTGCACCAACGGCACGCGCGTGTTCGTACCCAAGCACCTGCAAGCGGCCTTTGAAGCCAAGATCGTTGAGCGCGTTGCGCGCATTCGCGTGGGCAGCCCGCAAGACGACAACACCAACTTCGGCCCGCTGGTCAGCTTTGCCCACATGGAGAGCGTGCTGGGCTACATCGCCAAAGGCAAGGCAGAAGGCGCCCGCGTGCTATGCGGCGGCGACCGCCTGACTGATGGTGAATTCGCCAAAGGCGCCTTTGTGGCCCCGACCGTGTTCACCGACTGCACCGACGACATGACTATCGTGCGTGAAGAAATCTTCGGCCCGGTGATGAGCATCCTCACCTACGAAACCGAAGAAGAAGTGATCCGCCGCGCCAACGACACCGACTTCGGCCTGGCTGCCGGCCTGGTCACCCGCGACCTGAACCGCGCCCACCGCGTGATTCATCAGCTGGAAGCGGGTATCTGCTGGATCAACGCCTGGGGCGAGTCCGACGCGAAAATGCCGGTCGGCGGCTACAAGCAATCCGGTGTGGGCCGCGAAAACGGCATCAGCTCGCTGAACAACTTCACCCGCATCAAATCGGTACAGGTTGAGCTGGGCGACTACGCCTCGGTGTTCTAA
- the betA gene encoding choline dehydrogenase has product MSQEYDYIIVGAGSAGNTLATRLTEDEGVTVLLLEAGGPDYRFDFRTQMPAALAFPLQGRRYNWAYETDPEPHMDGRRMECGRGKGLGGSSLINGMCYIRGNAMDYDNWAKLPGLENWTYLDCLPYFRKAETRDIGPNDYHGGEGPVSVTTPKPGNNPLFHAMVEAGVQAGYPRTDDLNGYQQEGFGPMDRTVTPKGRRASTARGYLDTAKKRSTLTIVTHALTDKVLFEGKRAVGVRYLIGAAEERVEARARKEVLVCSGAIASPQLLQRSGVGPAKLLESLDIPVVHDLPGVGENLQDHLELYLQYACTQPVSLYPSLLWYNQPAIGAEWLFNGTGIGASNQFEAGGFIRTREEFDWPNIQYHFLPVAINYNGSNGVKEHGFQAHMGSMRSPSRGRVQLKSKNPRDYPSILFNYMATEQDWQEFRDGIRLTREIMQQPALDQYRGREISPGIDVQTDEQLDKFIREHAETAFHPSCSCKMGTDDMAVVDGEGRVHGMQGLRVVDASIMPIITTGNLNAPTIMIAEKIADKIRGRQPLPRSTADYYVAGDAPVRGKPLREIAQ; this is encoded by the coding sequence ATGTCCCAAGAATACGATTACATCATTGTGGGTGCCGGCTCCGCCGGTAACACCCTGGCGACCCGTCTGACCGAAGACGAAGGCGTTACCGTCCTGCTGCTGGAAGCCGGCGGCCCGGACTACCGTTTCGACTTCCGCACGCAAATGCCAGCCGCCCTGGCCTTCCCGCTGCAAGGCCGCCGCTACAACTGGGCCTACGAAACCGACCCCGAGCCACACATGGACGGCCGCCGGATGGAATGCGGTCGCGGCAAAGGCCTGGGCGGTTCTTCGCTGATCAACGGTATGTGCTACATCCGTGGCAACGCCATGGACTACGACAACTGGGCCAAACTGCCAGGCCTGGAAAACTGGACCTACCTGGACTGCCTGCCGTATTTCCGCAAGGCCGAAACGCGGGACATCGGCCCGAACGACTACCACGGTGGCGAAGGCCCGGTCAGCGTGACCACGCCCAAGCCTGGCAACAACCCGCTGTTCCACGCCATGGTTGAAGCCGGCGTACAGGCCGGCTACCCGCGCACCGACGACCTGAACGGCTACCAGCAAGAGGGCTTCGGCCCGATGGACCGTACCGTCACGCCCAAAGGCCGCCGCGCCAGCACCGCGCGTGGCTATCTGGACACGGCTAAAAAACGCTCCACGCTGACCATCGTCACCCACGCCCTGACCGACAAGGTACTGTTCGAAGGCAAACGTGCCGTGGGCGTGCGTTACTTGATCGGCGCTGCCGAAGAGCGCGTTGAAGCCCGTGCGCGCAAAGAAGTGCTGGTGTGCAGCGGCGCAATCGCGTCCCCGCAACTGCTGCAACGCTCCGGCGTGGGCCCGGCCAAACTGCTGGAAAGCCTCGACATCCCGGTGGTCCACGACCTGCCCGGCGTCGGCGAAAACCTGCAGGACCACCTTGAGCTGTACCTGCAATACGCCTGCACCCAGCCCGTGTCGCTGTACCCGTCGCTGCTCTGGTACAACCAGCCGGCCATCGGTGCCGAATGGCTGTTCAACGGCACCGGCATCGGCGCCAGCAACCAGTTCGAAGCGGGCGGTTTTATCCGCACCCGTGAAGAATTCGATTGGCCGAACATCCAGTACCACTTCCTGCCGGTGGCGATTAACTACAACGGCAGCAACGGTGTGAAAGAGCACGGTTTCCAGGCGCACATGGGTTCCATGCGTTCGCCGAGCCGTGGTCGCGTGCAGTTGAAGTCGAAGAACCCGCGGGACTACCCGAGCATTCTTTTCAACTACATGGCCACCGAGCAGGACTGGCAGGAATTCCGCGACGGCATCCGCCTGACCCGTGAAATCATGCAGCAGCCGGCGCTGGACCAGTACCGTGGCCGCGAAATCAGCCCGGGCATCGACGTGCAAACCGATGAACAGTTGGACAAGTTCATCCGCGAGCACGCCGAAACCGCGTTCCACCCTTCGTGCTCGTGCAAGATGGGCACCGACGACATGGCGGTGGTGGACGGCGAAGGCCGCGTGCATGGCATGCAGGGCTTGCGTGTGGTGGATGCGTCGATCATGCCGATCATCACCACCGGCAACCTGAACGCACCGACGATCATGATCGCCGAGAAAATCGCCGACAAGATCCGTGGCCGCCAGCCGCTGCCACGCAGTACTGCCGACTACTACGTAGCCGGCGACGCGCCGGTGCGTGGCAAGCCGTTGCGTGAAATCGCGCAGTAA